The genome window GCTACCATCATAAACTCGATCTTCCGGAATCATGGCCCACCTCCTGTTCATGTTTTTGAAAAACAAGTAACAGAGTCAGGCATATTTGTCAACTGTTTATTTAGTTATGTATCGTTGTAGGGATAAACCGCAAGAGGATCAGGCCCTGAGTTCTTCTGGGCCAAAAGTTTTTCAGGCGTTTCATGAAGTTCGGGAAATGTTGGGCGACAGAATTTAGCTGGAGCACGATTTGTTCCCCATTCGATCCATACGTTGAGAACAGGAAGCCATCTTGCAAGATGCTTCCCTTCCACATATGCCTTGCAATGAATACAATCCTTTTGTAACGAAACAACATCTGCAGTGACAAATTCTCCTTTGGCGTCGTTTTCATCACTATTTGGACGAAGTCCATAGCTAATGTAACAAATCTTATTTAGAGTAACCGTTTTAACCGTATAGTTTTCTTGTTCTATATCGTCCGGAAAAAACGCTCGAATTGATAGATTTTGCTGCTCATCAGTCGGCAGTTTCTTTATCTTCCCAAATTCAATCTCATGCACACATCGCTCAGGTTTGTTGGTTGTACCGTCCGTCTTCTGAAAGAAATAAACAATGTTATGTACTCCTGCATCGAACACCTTGATCTTGCTCAAGAAGTCCAAGCGCATCACGCGGCTGTTGCGCAGGAACCACTCCTGTGATTTCTGGGCATATTTGGAATGGCAATAGGCATCGGAAACTATCATGGTGGTGACGCCGTTCGGCTTCAGAATTTTATACCCAAGCTCTATGAACGGAATGAAGAGATCCCATTTTTCCCACAGTGTTACATATTGCTTCGATTCGATAATTCGCTTCCGCTGGGCAAGATGTTCTTCTCCCGCATCCGCCCTTACATACGGCGGATTTCCTATTGAAATATCAAATCCATCTTCAACGCCAAACATCCATGCAGGGCTGAAAAACGGCGCCGCTTTGCTGTCATCAAAAGGGTTCCAGCCAGTGATTCGATTGGCAAACTCCGGGCTGATCAGCTTCTGTTTCACCAGATCAAGTGAAATCCTGAATATTTCATCCTGGACTTTCAGAAATTCCTGCTTCAACTGTTGTTTACGATTATGGTTGTGCGTTGTATCAAAATAGCCATGCCTGATACGCTTCAACTCATTTATTTTATCATCAAACTCCTGAAGAAAAAGGAAACCATACCGCTTTTCGCACTGCTCCTGTAATGTCTGGTAACCCAAGTCTATCAGTGAATCGGCGCACACAAACTTGAAATCCAGATTGGGGAGCGGCTGCACCTTGTCCGGCTCTTCATCCACGATCAGCGACAGCCAGCAGCGCAGCCGTGAAAGCTCGATCGCCATCGGCTGAATGTCCACGCCGTAGATGCTATTTTCAATGGTTTTCAGCTTCAGGTCATAGAGGGACGCTTTGGGATTAAGCGCCTGTTTGAGCATGACGATCTTTTGCAGCATCCCCATGGGGAAGGCGCCGGAACCGGCGGCAACGTCGATGGTCCTCAGGCTATTCAGCTTGTTTAGCAAATCTGATGGTTGTGATTTCAGATCGGTGGGCAGCTCGCCGGTGTGAACAAAGTCTGCACACCCACTCCCCAAATACGCGATCAGGCTTTCCTCAACCATATAATCCACGATCGGGCGGGGGGTGTAGAAAGAACCGGTCTGTTTGCGGGCCGATGCGCCGGTTTGTGGATTCTGTTCGGCCAGCAGGTTTTCAAATATCCGCCCGAGCATCTCCGGGTCAATGGCTATTTCGGAATTTGCCGACGAGTTTTCATCCACTGTGAAATTATAGCGCTCCAGGGTATCACCGAAGAATCCTGCAAACCAGTCATTGGGGATCAGCAGTTGAAAGTTACCCCGGCAATCATCAGTTTGTGGCTCGAACAGGCCGCCGTTCAGGAAACGCAACCCGGCAATACAGGCTGGCAGGCCTGCCTTACGGGCATTTTGCGGGGTGTTGAAAACATCGAAAAAGAGCGGTTCCAGAAGCTCGTGGTAGAAATTGGCGCAGGTTGTAACCGTGGCGCTGGAAAGGGCATCGCTCCCTACAATCCCCTTTTTCTTCAGAAACCAGCAGAATATGAGCCGACCCAGCAGGCGGACTGCAAACTGGGCGCGTTGTTCCGGTCTGGTCAGAATCCCCTTGCATTTGGAAAGCGCCGTTATCAGTGAATCAAAGGCAACTTTGATGTCAAGGTAGAAGTTCTTGTTAACGATCGAGATATCAAAGGCTTGCCAGAGGGCCTTCCAAAGCAGGGAAGGCTCGCCGACAGCGAACATATCCCTCTGGGCAGGCATGGCGTTTTGTTTGGCAACCGTATCCAGGATGAAGTCGTAGGTCTTGTACCACTGCCCTGCCTCCAGCGTCAGAGTCTTGCAGACTGTCTTTTTACCTTCGCGGCCGGCCAGTACAACCTTAAGCATGGTTTGTGACGGATTGCCGAAAAACCAGACGGTGTAACGCTCGGCCTCCAAGCCGCCCACAAAACGGCGCGTAATCCGCTCTATCTGCGCTTTGGGGAGGCGGTCGTCACTTAGCCGGACAAAGAGAAAAAGCAGTTGGGATACAGTCCCTTTGGGCCAGCAGAGGGCACGGATGTCGTGCTGTTGAGCCAGGGTAGGATGATCTGCCACGATGCGGAGAAGTTCTCCGCCGAAAAGCTGTTGTTGCTGAGCGGTTGAAAGGGAGCTGTCCCATTTGACCGTCTCGGTCATGCCGAAAGTGCGGATCAGGGATTCGCACAATGTATTGTAGTCCAGTTTCGCGACCGGTTTGACGTACTGCCGTATCATCAGGTTATCTCATTGTTGATTCAGCGGAATAATACCCGAACCATATAACCGGATCAGGCGCATTGTGCGGTTCGAGTTGCTTGACCAAGTGAACCGATTGTATAGCCAGCGAGTCCAGAAAATCAAGCGACACCCGGTTATCGTTTCGTCGCAAATAAGCCCGCAGACGGTTATCCACCGACAGGTTGCGACCGGTGAGCAGACGTTGCATACGTCGTATGTTGTCTTGAGAGTAGCGTTCTGCATTCTCTGACAACAGGCGCAAAAGGTCGGTCTTTGCCTGTACGATGGGGTTTGCGCCGCCACCTTTTCTTACGCCCAAAAACTCTCCAAAGTCGCCGCCATCCATGGTTTCCTGAACTGATCTTTCAGACGCAAAAAGCTCCTCAGCCTGCCGGATCAAGGCCTGCTTTTCGGTAAAACCGATCCGTTCTGTCTGCCGTCGCCTATCAAAAGAGCGGATACGTCGTAAAGCTGTAAGCTGGTTGTCCGCACGGCCAATTTTTGCGCCATCGTGCGTCAGGTAATCAAACTCACCTTCACCGATATTGAACACCAGCAGCTTATCTTTCCCGGCTACCGTCGGGATGCCGCACCATTTGTTGAAGTTCATGGAACGCAAGCGCTCCCGCTCCACGTCGGAAGCGCTACGCATAAAATCACGCAGATCATTCTCGAACACTTCATCAAAAGCCAAGTCGTTCCGCCGCTCCAGTTCTTCGGTGGCGCTTCGCTGCCTGTTTGTATCGCCGGAGTAAATATCTTCCATAAGTCCGAACTGGCGGTCACTGATCTGTTCACCAAGAACGCTGCTGTCTATCCCCACGCTGCCGCCAATGATCCGTATCTTCTCTTGAAGTTTCTTCATCAACCTCAGGAACTTGTCAAGCTGGGCTTCGGGGCGGAAGTTTTTGATGAAAACCTCGTCAAAGGTTGAACCGAGGCGGCTGATTCTGCCGTTGCGCTGGATCATCTTGACTGGATTCCAGTGCAGGTCATAGTTGATAATAACGCCGCAATCCTGAAGGTTTTGCCCCTCGCTCAACACGTCGGTGGAGAAGAGCAGCTTCAATTCAGGTTTGTCATTGACCATGCCATTTATAACCATCTGCTGCTGGGCAACAGGAGAAAAACGGCGCACATACTCCTGTTTGTACTCTCCATTTCGGCTTTTCAGAAATGCAATCTGTTCCCGATTGATACCGAGTTCAGTCAGGAATGCATCGCCAATCTGCTGTTTGAGGTAATCGATGGTGGTGGCAAAATAGGAGAAGATGAGAACTTTGCTTCCCTTGAGCTCGCCGCGCAATAACTGTTTCAGGGTCTCCAGTTTACTGTCCTGTCTGATCTCTGCCAGTATTTCAAGAATCAGGGCGATAATCTCTTTATCCTGCAGGATGAATGTCCTAACCCGATCTATCCAATAATCATCGTGACGGATGGAAGCGTAGGGCGTTTTTATTGGGTAGGCGGCGTCACGCGCCTGCTTCCGCAGTTCCCGGTCAGTGAAGTGCGCAACCTCTTCTTCGATAAGATCCATGATGTCGTCATCAGGCTGTTCATCATGGCGTGTCAACGCCTTCTGAATGATTTCCGGGCGTACAATGCGCGACTGATCGAAGAAGATGGTTTCAAAGGTTGCAAGATAGTCTGAGTAGCGCTCGATCCTTTGTCGGAAAGTATGGATAGATGAATCGAAAGACTTGAACATCGTGACCTTCATGACTCCAGTCAGGCTTCCACGGGCGCGTGCCTGAAGCTCTTCATCGGAAGTACGCTGCTTCTTTTCTGAAAGATAGCTATAGGGGATCAGTTTGAGACCATTGATGGCTCGATCGATAAAATGGAAGATCGACTCGAACTCGACCGCCTTTTTGCTCTGCCTTGCCGTTGCCTTAGCAAAATTGAAGAAGTCCAGAATTCCCTCTTGTTCCTGCCGCTCTTCATCAGTCTGGTCTCGTTCTTCGGTAAATGCCGCATAGAGAGATGGATTTTCATCGGCAAGATTTGCAAGACGTTTGTATATGGTTTTCCTGATCTCCTTTCCGTCCAGCTCATAGAGGATGCTCTCAAGGCGCTCTTCCGGAAATTTAATCGGCTGGCCGTCGTTTATCGTCGCATCGGGGAAATCTTTCTTGACTTGGTGTTTGGTGCGTTTGACCATGATCTTATGCAGAATGGGATAAAGGTCAGCGAAAGTTTCATCCCTGCCGTTGGCGCTGAACTGACGCTGTATGTTGCCGAAGAACGACTCCAAGTCCTGAATGCCGAAGTGTGAGAAGAATTGTCCGTTGCCGCCTTTGGAAAGGATTATTTGGTTAGCCAAGTCTTTGATGCCATTGTTGACCGGGGTTGCGGTTAGCAGCAAAACACGGGGAACAGCGCTACAGAAGTCAGGACTGGTGATGGTTTCCTGGAGGTTCTGAAATGACTGGCTGCCTTGGGTTTTCAGATTGTGGCTTTCATCAATTACCAAGAGGTCAATGGCGCTTGCTGCCTTGGATGCCTCTTTGCGTCGTTTAAGTTCATTACGGACACCTTCCAGGCTATGTTCGTTGCCGAATTCAGTAATGGAAAAGACCGGAGCATTGACCGTGATCTCTTCAAGGTGTTGTTTCCAGTCGTCACGTAGTGAGGCGGGACAAACAACGACAACATTCTTGCGCTGAAAATAGCCATACTCCTCAATAACCCGCCGCGCTATATAAGATTTTCCCAACCCAACGCTGTCGCCCACAAGGCACATTCCGATCTTGGGATTATCCAAACGTGATTTGACCTTGCGGTAACTCTCCTCCTGAAAAAGTGTCAGGTCCGTCCGGCTCTCAAATCGTTCCTCATGTTTCAGCGTTTCTTCAATTTCGATGTCGTCACCATATATCTCATACAAGATGCGGATATACATCTCATATGGGGAATAGCTTATATCTCCAAATTTACTAAGTCCCAGCACCTCCAAGGTAAAGCGCTCATTCCAGTCAATGCTGGCCGGATCATTCCACATCTTTTCAAACCAACTAAAATGACTTGGGTTCTGACATTGGGCCGTAGGACGGAAGTTGACAATCCGGTGGTCATCCTCAACTGCGTTCAACTCGGTATTGCCCATGAGACCGGCGCGGGTGAAGTTGGAACTGCCTATAATTCCAATGGCATTTTCATTTTCGGCACCGACGATGTAGCACTTGGCATGAAGAAAATCGCCCTTGTAGAGTTTGACCTTGAGTGTACCCTTCTGTAGTGCCTCGATCATGAAGCTGACGACTTCACGATATTCTTGAGAGAAGGGAAGTTCTGAAAGATCAGCGTTGAGGTATTTTTCAGGGAAAGCGGAATCAAGCTGGCCGACGCGAATTTTCGGCTCTTCGCCAATCAAGAGGCGTATTTCATTGAACATCCGTTGAGATAAAAAGTCCTTGAGCGCTGGGAGTACTTCCCGCATGGCCGGAAGATCCCAATAACCAGTTGCAACAGAGAAACGTTTGTACGTACCGGATTGCAGTAAATCGCTGAGAATTGTCTTCAGCAGAACGTTTTCAGTGGAATTGTCTATTATGGATGGAATAGCCATGTTTTAATTCAACTCCTATTGTTAAGCGGTATTGCATACTATTCAAAATACGTCAAACAATGACTGCATGAGCATAAACAATCTGATTCTATACGAAGGTAAAATAGGCCCTCAAAGCATCACACTTTTCAAACGGAAGTCATTGAATTATATGTTTGGTTTAAATCGTCGGCTTGTATTTGAAGTCTTGCAGTCCCGCTTAATCCAGCTTGTCCACACTTTCAGGAAGTTGTCCTTACTTCAACGCTCCGGCCTGCTCCATGAAAAAACAATCTCCGCTAAAAAATTAAGCATGTAGATGAATAATCTCTATTTCCGCTGGTTCTTCATATCTATCGTCTGGACTTCCAGTAGTCCGGGTGCCGATGAAGATGCATGACCGCAAGGATGTAGATGCGATCGGACTCAATGCTGTATAGAACACCGTATGGAAAGCGATTGGTTATCACAACCAGGAAGCAAGCATTTTTTCAAGGTTGATATTTTATTGACACCCAGATCAGTTCATCGTCATGGCGGTGGACGGAGCATCATCCCACAGAAGCAAAGAGCTCAAGATTCCAAAGGTTTGACTTTGCCTTGCTGTTTTTTGCAGTCATCCAGACTGCGTATGAAACTACCCTCAACAGCCCACTGTCATTATATGGACAGTGTCCCCTTCATTTATGATTTCATTCATCCGCTCACCATAGGAAAGATATCCGGACATATTCACAACCACCCGGCAATCAACATTTCACGCCAGCTTCTGGCTTTTACGAGCTTTTTTGCTGGTCGGATTATGTTTGTTCAGCTTGTCCTTGCTCAATTTGTATTGGATGCTGTCCACCAGGGCATGCCAACTGGCATCGATTACATTGGTTGAGACGCCGATCGTGCTCCAGAGATCATGGCCATCACGGGAATCCAGCAAAACCCTTACCTTGGCGCCGGTGCCTTCGCTGCTCTCGATAATCCTTACCTTGAAATCCACCAGATGCATCTCGGCAATCTGAGGGTAAAATTTTGTCAATGCCTTCCTTAAGGCGTGGTCGAGGGCGTTGATGGGGCCGTTGCCTTCCGCCGCCGTCAGCTCTTCTTCAGCGCCGACCGTTATCTTGACGGTGGCGTGACACTGGGAGGGCGCCTCCTTCGTCTTGGAGTTGATGACCTGAAAACTTTCGAGCGCAAAGGGCGCCTTGAATTCCCCGGTTGCCTTTTTTATCAGCAGCGAAAGCGATCCTTCGGCTGCATCAAACCGATATCCCTCATCTTCCATCCTTTTTACTTCCGTCACGATCCTCCGACTCGTCAGCTCGTCGGTTCCCAGATCGATGCCCATCTCCCGCGCCTTGTATTCGATATTGCTTTTTCCGGCCAGATCGGAAACCAGAACTCGCTGATGGTTGCCTACCAGCTCCGGCTTGATGTGCTCATAGGCGCTGGCATTTTTCACGACAGCGCTCACGTGGACACCCCCCTTGTGGGCGAAGGCGCTGCGCCCGACGTAGGGGCTGTAAGGAACGGGAGGGATATTTGCCAAGTCGCTGACATAATGGGCCAACTTGGACAATTGGCGAAGCTGCTCCTCCGTCATGCACTGTTTGCCCATTTTGAGCTGCAAGTTGGAAATAATGGTAATCAGGTTTGCGTTGCCGCACCGTTCGCCGAAACCGTTCACCGTTCCCTGCACCATCCTTACGCCGCATAAAACTGCAGCCAGCGAATTGGCTACAGCCACGCCGCTGTCGTTATGGGCATGAATGCCCAGCCGCTCCGAAGGAATCACTTCGCCCACAGAGTGAATTATTTCCGTTATTTCCTGGGGCATGGCGCCGCCATTGGTGTCGCACAGAACGATCATGTCAGCGCCCGCTGCGGCAGCCGCCTCGATAACCTGCAAGGCGTACCGGGGATTATTTTTATAGCCGTCGAAGAAATGCTCGGCGTCGAAAATCGTTTCCTTTCCCACGGATTTAAGAAAAATGATGGAGTCGCGGACCATGGCAATGTTTTCCGCAAGGGATGTCTGCAAAATCTCCTTCACATGCAGATCCCATGACTTGCCGAAAATCGTTACCGTGGGCGTTGCTGCGGCCAGAAGCGCCTGCAGATTGGGGCAATCTTCCGGTTTGCTGGCAGGTTTGCGCGTACTGCCGAAGGCGACAAGCCTGGTCTGCTTGAATTCAACCCCTTTTGCCAGTTCAAAAAAACGCATGTCCTTCGGATTTGAGCCGGGCCAACCCCCTTCGATATAGTGAAAGCCATTAGCGTCCAGACGTTGGGCAATGCGCAATTTTTCTTCGGCCGTGAAGTTGATCTGCTCTCCCTGGGTTCCATCCCTCAATGTTGTATCGTAGAGCAACATTTCTGCTGTTGCCATGACTGTTTGCCTCCCCCTTTGAGAAAATCCCCGGATAAAAAAATCCGTTACCAGCCCGAGGCCTGATAACGGATCGCATTAAGTTTCAATTTGTTCTTGCTATAAAACTACATCGCCGTCAGACCCCCTATGTGGGGGGCCTAATTATGCCTTCCCGAAGAAGGGCGGCCATTTTTCCGGCAATCACGGCGGCGATCGCCGGTACCGTTGTCTGAATGGTGAATGGATTATTCATAGCGGGCGTCTCTTTATAACCTCTGGGCGTCTTTGTCAATGTAATTTTGCGCAGACCTCAAACCGGCTCATTTCACTGCTGCTCAAGATTTTTTCTTTTTCCGAAATGCCTGTAATGACGGCTTCTTCGTCAATATCATCCCTGCGGGCAATCCTCTGTTGGAAGCAGTGCAGGTTTGACGCCGATATGATTTTCGCCTTGACTTGAGCGATGAGTGCGTATAAGAATTAAATATTCGAGTACTCGGGAAAACATTCTCAGAGCGCTGGAGAAGTTTAGATTGCAGTGGATATGCGACGCAAGATATTCGTAATAACTCGAAAATAATTTTAACATGGAGGTAAGTCAATGAGTGAAGAAGTAAAGGCCCCGATGCCGGGCAAAATACTCGAGGTTCTTGTCAATGTTGGAGATCAGGTGAATGAAGACGATGAGCTGATCATTCTCGAGGCAATGAAGATGGAAAATCCGATTTACGCCCCGGTTGGCGGAACCGTCAAGGAAATCAAGGTAAAAGCCAATGATTCGGTCGATACGGACCAGCTCATGATGGTCATCGAGTAGAGAAGACATTTATCCGACGGTAATTTATTGCAGTTGCCGGAAATTGATCGTCAGGGCGCGCGCCTTAAATAGGCTGCGCGCCTTTTTTGTGGCCGTCTCAGGCAATGATTTCAGCAAAAAGGTCGTAATCGTCAGCGGCGGTTATCCGGCAGGGGATGATCTGGCCTATTTTGGCCTTGCCTCCCCTGAGGTAGGTAATGCCGTCAATCTCGGGGGCCTGACGTCGGCACCTGCCGGTCATCGGGAAGTCGTCCCGCTCGCTTTTCCCTTCCACAAGAACCTCCTGCACGGAGCCGATCAGACGGCTGTTGATCTCCCGCGAGATAAATGCCTGTTCTTCCATCAGGATATCCCGCCGCCGCCGCTTCTCACGTTCTGAAATCCGGACGGGAAGGCCTGCCGCCTTGCTGCCCTCTTCCCGGCAGTAGGGAAAGGCGCCCAGATGGTCAAAACGAATTTCCCGGACGAACGAGAGCAAATTTTCAAAACGGCGGGGGGTTTCGCCAGGAAATCCGACGATCAGCGAGGTACGCAGCGCAACGCCGGGGATAATCTCCCGGGCCCGGGCAATAACACTGCGGAGCTGGGCGCTGTTGCCCCCGCGCTGCATCGCCGCGAGGATCGAATCATCGCTGTGCTGTATCGGGATGTCAATGTATTTACAGATCTTTTTCTCATCGGCAATAGTACGCAGAAGCTCCGGCGTGATCCGGCCCGGGTAGAGGTAGAGAAGCCGTATCCAGGAAATGCCGGCGATTTCGGCAAGCGCGCGAAGCAGTCGGCTCAGGGACGTCTTGTCCCGCAGATCCCTTCCGTAGGCGGTGGTGTCCTGGGCAATCAGGATCAGCTCGCGCACCCCCTGGGAAGCGAGTTCCTCCGCCTCTTGGACGAGATCGTCAATCCCGCGACTGCGCGCCTTGCCGCGGATGGACGGAATAACGCAGTACGAACAACTGTTTGAACATCCCTCGGCGATTTTCAGGTAGGCGCTCCCCGCCGGAGTGGAAATAATTCGTTTATGGGCCGCGTTCATTAAAAAGGTAGGCTTGCCGATAACGGCGCAGCCGTTTTTCCCTTTTTCCCCGGCAAAAAGCATCCTCAGGCGGCGGGCGATCTCGGGAACATCCGAGATGCCGAGAAACAGATCAACCTCGGGCAACGACTCCGCAAGCTCGCTTCCGTAGCGCTGCGGCAGACAGCCGGCAACGACAATCCTTCTGCCCGCAGCGCCCTTTTTCCAGAGAGCGGCTGAGAGAATTTCCTCGATCGCCTCTTCTTTTGCGGGCAGGATAAAGGCGCAGGTGTTGATCAGGATGACGGCGGCATCCTCCCGCCGTTCCGTCAGCCGGAACCCGCCTTTTTCCAGGAGAGATGCCATCACCTCGGAATCCACCTGGTTCTTGGGACAGCCGAGACTGATTATCTGAACCCTTTTTCCCTTCACGCCTGGCTTCTCACCCCTCACATTTGAAGCCCCCTTGCTCAAGGCAGCTTCCTCGCCAAAACCTTCCGCGGTTTCGCGCCGTCGGCGGGGCCTACAACCCCCTCCGCTTCCATCTTTTCGATGATGCCGGCGGCGCGGTTGTAGCCGATTTTCAGATAACGCTGCACCAGCGAGATCGACGCCTGTCCCTGCTTCGTAACCAGTTCCACCGCCTCGTCGTACTTCTCGTCGAATTCTCCCTCCGCCTTTTCCTCTGCCTCAACCGACTTCAATTCGACGAGAGACTCGTCATAAGCCGGCTTCCCCTGCTGCT of Syntrophobacterales bacterium contains these proteins:
- a CDS encoding Eco57I restriction-modification methylase domain-containing protein, translating into MIRQYVKPVAKLDYNTLCESLIRTFGMTETVKWDSSLSTAQQQQLFGGELLRIVADHPTLAQQHDIRALCWPKGTVSQLLFLFVRLSDDRLPKAQIERITRRFVGGLEAERYTVWFFGNPSQTMLKVVLAGREGKKTVCKTLTLEAGQWYKTYDFILDTVAKQNAMPAQRDMFAVGEPSLLWKALWQAFDISIVNKNFYLDIKVAFDSLITALSKCKGILTRPEQRAQFAVRLLGRLIFCWFLKKKGIVGSDALSSATVTTCANFYHELLEPLFFDVFNTPQNARKAGLPACIAGLRFLNGGLFEPQTDDCRGNFQLLIPNDWFAGFFGDTLERYNFTVDENSSANSEIAIDPEMLGRIFENLLAEQNPQTGASARKQTGSFYTPRPIVDYMVEESLIAYLGSGCADFVHTGELPTDLKSQPSDLLNKLNSLRTIDVAAGSGAFPMGMLQKIVMLKQALNPKASLYDLKLKTIENSIYGVDIQPMAIELSRLRCWLSLIVDEEPDKVQPLPNLDFKFVCADSLIDLGYQTLQEQCEKRYGFLFLQEFDDKINELKRIRHGYFDTTHNHNRKQQLKQEFLKVQDEIFRISLDLVKQKLISPEFANRITGWNPFDDSKAAPFFSPAWMFGVEDGFDISIGNPPYVRADAGEEHLAQRKRIIESKQYVTLWEKWDLFIPFIELGYKILKPNGVTTMIVSDAYCHSKYAQKSQEWFLRNSRVMRLDFLSKIKVFDAGVHNIVYFFQKTDGTTNKPERCVHEIEFGKIKKLPTDEQQNLSIRAFFPDDIEQENYTVKTVTLNKICYISYGLRPNSDENDAKGEFVTADVVSLQKDCIHCKAYVEGKHLARWLPVLNVWIEWGTNRAPAKFCRPTFPELHETPEKLLAQKNSGPDPLAVYPYNDT
- the rimO gene encoding 30S ribosomal protein S12 methylthiotransferase RimO → MKGKRVQIISLGCPKNQVDSEVMASLLEKGGFRLTERREDAAVILINTCAFILPAKEEAIEEILSAALWKKGAAGRRIVVAGCLPQRYGSELAESLPEVDLFLGISDVPEIARRLRMLFAGEKGKNGCAVIGKPTFLMNAAHKRIISTPAGSAYLKIAEGCSNSCSYCVIPSIRGKARSRGIDDLVQEAEELASQGVRELILIAQDTTAYGRDLRDKTSLSRLLRALAEIAGISWIRLLYLYPGRITPELLRTIADEKKICKYIDIPIQHSDDSILAAMQRGGNSAQLRSVIARAREIIPGVALRTSLIVGFPGETPRRFENLLSFVREIRFDHLGAFPYCREEGSKAAGLPVRISEREKRRRRDILMEEQAFISREINSRLIGSVQEVLVEGKSERDDFPMTGRCRRQAPEIDGITYLRGGKAKIGQIIPCRITAADDYDLFAEIIA
- a CDS encoding DEAD/DEAH box helicase family protein, which produces MAIPSIIDNSTENVLLKTILSDLLQSGTYKRFSVATGYWDLPAMREVLPALKDFLSQRMFNEIRLLIGEEPKIRVGQLDSAFPEKYLNADLSELPFSQEYREVVSFMIEALQKGTLKVKLYKGDFLHAKCYIVGAENENAIGIIGSSNFTRAGLMGNTELNAVEDDHRIVNFRPTAQCQNPSHFSWFEKMWNDPASIDWNERFTLEVLGLSKFGDISYSPYEMYIRILYEIYGDDIEIEETLKHEERFESRTDLTLFQEESYRKVKSRLDNPKIGMCLVGDSVGLGKSYIARRVIEEYGYFQRKNVVVVCPASLRDDWKQHLEEITVNAPVFSITEFGNEHSLEGVRNELKRRKEASKAASAIDLLVIDESHNLKTQGSQSFQNLQETITSPDFCSAVPRVLLLTATPVNNGIKDLANQIILSKGGNGQFFSHFGIQDLESFFGNIQRQFSANGRDETFADLYPILHKIMVKRTKHQVKKDFPDATINDGQPIKFPEERLESILYELDGKEIRKTIYKRLANLADENPSLYAAFTEERDQTDEERQEQEGILDFFNFAKATARQSKKAVEFESIFHFIDRAINGLKLIPYSYLSEKKQRTSDEELQARARGSLTGVMKVTMFKSFDSSIHTFRQRIERYSDYLATFETIFFDQSRIVRPEIIQKALTRHDEQPDDDIMDLIEEEVAHFTDRELRKQARDAAYPIKTPYASIRHDDYWIDRVRTFILQDKEIIALILEILAEIRQDSKLETLKQLLRGELKGSKVLIFSYFATTIDYLKQQIGDAFLTELGINREQIAFLKSRNGEYKQEYVRRFSPVAQQQMVINGMVNDKPELKLLFSTDVLSEGQNLQDCGVIINYDLHWNPVKMIQRNGRISRLGSTFDEVFIKNFRPEAQLDKFLRLMKKLQEKIRIIGGSVGIDSSVLGEQISDRQFGLMEDIYSGDTNRQRSATEELERRNDLAFDEVFENDLRDFMRSASDVERERLRSMNFNKWCGIPTVAGKDKLLVFNIGEGEFDYLTHDGAKIGRADNQLTALRRIRSFDRRRQTERIGFTEKQALIRQAEELFASERSVQETMDGGDFGEFLGVRKGGGANPIVQAKTDLLRLLSENAERYSQDNIRRMQRLLTGRNLSVDNRLRAYLRRNDNRVSLDFLDSLAIQSVHLVKQLEPHNAPDPVIWFGYYSAESTMR
- a CDS encoding acetyl-CoA carboxylase biotin carboxyl carrier protein subunit; translation: MSEEVKAPMPGKILEVLVNVGDQVNEDDELIILEAMKMENPIYAPVGGTVKEIKVKANDSVDTDQLMMVIE
- the cimA gene encoding citramalate synthase, with protein sequence MATAEMLLYDTTLRDGTQGEQINFTAEEKLRIAQRLDANGFHYIEGGWPGSNPKDMRFFELAKGVEFKQTRLVAFGSTRKPASKPEDCPNLQALLAAATPTVTIFGKSWDLHVKEILQTSLAENIAMVRDSIIFLKSVGKETIFDAEHFFDGYKNNPRYALQVIEAAAAAGADMIVLCDTNGGAMPQEITEIIHSVGEVIPSERLGIHAHNDSGVAVANSLAAVLCGVRMVQGTVNGFGERCGNANLITIISNLQLKMGKQCMTEEQLRQLSKLAHYVSDLANIPPVPYSPYVGRSAFAHKGGVHVSAVVKNASAYEHIKPELVGNHQRVLVSDLAGKSNIEYKAREMGIDLGTDELTSRRIVTEVKRMEDEGYRFDAAEGSLSLLIKKATGEFKAPFALESFQVINSKTKEAPSQCHATVKITVGAEEELTAAEGNGPINALDHALRKALTKFYPQIAEMHLVDFKVRIIESSEGTGAKVRVLLDSRDGHDLWSTIGVSTNVIDASWHALVDSIQYKLSKDKLNKHNPTSKKARKSQKLA